The window CATTCACTGATGGAACGGACAAAAAACAACAGTAATATTTTGTTTGTGAGCATAGCTGTGCATTTTATCATCAAAGGGTTACTCGGGTATAATGGCTCCTAGGGTTTATAATACAGCTCATAAATGTAAAGAGATCAATGGCTTATTAAATGCTGCCTATTAGAGAACCACACTCACAGTATCCATCAATTAAAAAGTTacggaaaaagaaaagtaaagaactaCACTCTACAAAAAACACTTGGAAAATTCAACAGTTATTATATGTTGTCCTTTGAAGCATTTTTGTTCATTGTATCTTAACTACAGATAAGTTCAGGGGTtattgagaggaaaggaggaaagtttTCTCTGACAGATCAAGAAGAACTCAGTAGCTCAATATCCCACAGAGGAATTTAAACCAAAAATGTCAGTCAACTTCTCTCATCCTCTGGAAAGCAGAGAGGGTTTGGAGATTGAGTTGATAATCAATTATGCCTATACGAAGAAGCGTCTATAATAATCCCAAAACTAGGGATTTCAGAGAGCCTTTCGGTTGGTGAACACATTCACTTACTGAAAAAATGACACATCCCAACTCCATGGGAATAGAAACTCCTGCTCTCAGGAtccttctaaaaaagaaaaaaaaaaaaaaaacccaagtaaGTCAATGTTAAGATAGACACCATTTAATCAATGGATAaaacatggaattaagaaaactttGAATTCCAAGCCCCAGAAATTTCTTCTTGATGCAAAGTCCTTAAAATCATACTAATTCTAATTGatcaaacagaaaggaaaacacaTCAGTCTGAAATTAATCCTCCCATAATGCAAGAAGAAATAACACATGGccctttattcttcctaaatGTGAAGAGTACAGTAGGTTGTCTGACCTAGCTTCAGAGAACTTGAGAGTGCTAAGAAAGGCTGAGCTATTCAAAGCAAAGAGCTGTGCTCAGctcttctctctgtcactgtgacATCAGCTTCTTGTGCCCTCATAACCCTGAGCCCTCTTATTCCTTAAATGATTTCCTTCTATCTAATGCTTGCAGTCCCATGGCTTGATGGTTTAGATAAATCATGTGCCAAATCTTGGCAGCTATATCTCTTCTTTGTGGAAAGGTCAAGTAGTCCCTTAAAAAATATGAAGGGCACAAAAATATTACTAATGCACATATGGGTTTAGAGAAGACTATAAGATAAAACAGGCATACATACAACCGTCTTCCACAATTTATACCCAACCTATATCTTTAAGGTCATCACCTACTTCCcgtcttcttcctcttccactaGCACATATTCCATCTTTGTTGCTTTCATGTTTCTTCCCAAGCTATTTCCTCTGTCTCTTCTCACCTTCTCTGATAGGAAACTCATAATCATCCTCAAGAACATTTCAGAGTTTCTGTAAAATATCTTCCAACAACTCAAAAGAAATTTagtaattttctcatctgtgctttttttttttttttttttttttttttttgtgacacacagagagagacagaaagggagagagatatgaagcatcagttctttgttgcggcaccttagttgtttattgtctgtcttctcatatgtgccttgaccagagggcaacagcagtgtgagtgaccccttgctcaagacagcgaccttgagcttcaagccagcgaccatagggtcatgtctgtgagtcctgtctatgatcctacgctcaagccagctaccccgtgctcaagctggtgagtccgtgctcaagccagatgagtctacGCTGAATCTTGTgatctcagggctttgaacctgggtcctccgcatcccagtccgacgctctattcactgtgccactgtctggtcaggctcatctgtgCTTTCATAAGCCTTTGTTCATATCTTTGTTATAGTACCTATCACATTATActgtaaatatgtattaaatttgaGGGCAAAAATCATGTCTTAATCATCTAGTGATTAACACAGGCCTTGgcagaatatatatgtatatattaaatacatatatatattttaaattaagtgagagacagggaggcagagacagactcctgcaggcaacccgaccgggatccacctggcaagccctctacaaggtgatgctttgcctgtctgggctgctgctcccttgctgagcaactaagctattttagctcctgaggtgaggccatggatccatcctcagcccctggggccaacgttgcttgaaccattccagccatgtctgcgggaggggaagagagtgagagagatagtggagggggggggggggtggagaagcagatggttgcttctactgtgtgccctgatcatgaatcaaacccaggacttccacatgttgggcagacactctactgctgagccaactggccagggccttcaatacattttttaaatgaatgaacattGTCTAAAtagcttgctttatttttctggggaACTGGTTTAATACTGTAGTTGTCTTCAATATAGGAATTTTTCCTAAATACTTGTAATAGGAGGAAGACTATGAACAAATTAATAACATCGTTTTTGGAAGGCTGCCAATTATGTTAAATTTActcaaaaaaagtgggaaaaattttccaaatttaaatgttaaacatGGCTTTATAATAACAATGAAAAGTATGTTTATAAAACcatttctaattttcattttttcagcaGAGTAAGCATAATAAAAAAACGATACACAAATTCCATGTGCAGATTTCATCAGAAGaggtctttaaaaagatcaaaacaATGAATTTTTACAATCGAAAGAGAATTCTTACCTATCTAGCTCAATCATCTGGTATATATAAATCTCTACAATAGCCTTGATAAATGCTCACCTACTTTCTACTTGAATCCTTCCAGTGATGGGGAACTCACCACTTATaaggcatttgattttttattttaacaattataaTATCCAAGTCGAGCCCAAATCTGCCTCCTTGTAATCTTTAACCACTGAAATCAGTCCTTCCTTCTTAAATCATAGaaaacatttcttctttattatggtaaccctataaaaaattaaaaacagctaTAAAGTCATCccaagcattttcttttcttcttttcttttctttccttttcttgacttTTCTCTTCCAGTTTCATTCACCTTCTTCTCACATGTCATGTTTTCCAACACTTTAAACAACCTGGTTCATATCCTCCAGACATGTTACAATGTGCCTTAAATACTTCTAAGATGGATTTGGACATTCACTGCAAGTGATATTCTCCTAGTGCAGAGGACTTCCCAGAGCAGGACTAATGCATCTCTCTCATTCTTGACTTTGCACAGGTACTATTCAAGCTTGGAGTGGCTCTTACACATTATAAAACCTTGGCAATGGTTATCAGGAAAAGGGATAATTTGAAGCCTGGATAGGACCAAAGCTAAGAGAATCGATCCAATTCTGGAATTTTAGTTGGGGGACAAGCTACCTAAATGAATCCTACATATACCAAGGGCATTcaaaagggttttgttttttttttcatttttctgaagctggaaacggggagagacagtcagaaagactcccgcatgcgcccggccgggatccacccggcacgcccaccatggggcgacgctctgcccaccagggggcgatgctctgcccatcctgggcgtcgccatgttgcgaccagagccactctagcgcctgaggcagaggccacagagccatgcccagcgcccgggccatctttgctccaatggagccctggctgcgggaggggaagagagagacagagaggaaaacgcggcggaggggtggagaagcaaatgggcgcttctcctgtgtgccctggccgggaatcgaacccgggtcctccgcacgctaggccgacgctctaccgctgagccaacgggccagggcctcaaaaggGTTTTAATCAGATAGATGGTGACTAGAGTTTAGCCATATTTGAAATTAGATAGGTGACATCATTATGCCTCCATTAGGTTTTGGAGCAGGTCCTCGATCATCAGCTGGGGAACACAAAAATCAAGACCCTACCCCAAAGTAAAGAAGACTGGAGCTCAAAGAAGGCCTGTGTTTCTAGGGGTGAAACTGaggtaataagaataaaaataactctGGAGTCATAAAAACCTTTGTTGAATTCCATCTTCTTTACTTTTCAaacctcagtgtcctcatgtGAATGAGGAGCTAATAATAGTATTTACTTAAAGGATTGCTGTTGAAACTTAATGTGATAATATATGTCAAGTCTATATATAGTTGGtgctcataaaatgtatttttttacaaattaaaatgcatgaataaaatgcaagttaaatacatttttaaaataatttctcttttgaaGCCTTTAAAATTCATTACATACTAAgaacattttctcaaaatatttttaacactacCTGTAAGAAGAGTACTATATCTATTTTTTCAAAGATGACCAGAACTGATGTAGATTAGTTGAAAATGGCTTGTAAAGTAAGAATAGCATAATGTTTCATTATACTCCCCATAATAATTGTACCAATAATATGgttataaaactatatttattttcagattttacttTTAAGTAAAATGATGACTTTACCATAAGTCATTGAAATCagtcttttttataatataaattcatTAATCCAGTCAGAATTCAGAACCACAATTTAATATTTGTTGGAGATCTGCATAAATCTTATCTCCACCTCAtgctattttcttcttaaaatccaATCATCTAAAACGTAAGAGGAATGGGCTCCGCCCTGTGGGGGTGTCTGTTGCTCTGATCCTATAGTTATGGTCCAGAGAATTGGGAGGGACAATAGAAAAAGCTTCTCTTGGTGAGTGGGAGAGCTGTATATAAAAGTCACATTTAAGGGTCCAGTCCAATTCATTAGCTTTCTCAAAGTTTACTCAACTTTAAGAGAGCACCAGCTGCTAATATACCTTAAAGAGTTTGTCCAAGACATTGTGCGGTGAgtaatctttattttcctttttaaatctcctatatcttttataatttattatttaatatgtacCATTTTCAACAAATATGCTATTGTTCAAGTTAAAATGTTAAAGGAGGGTTTGAGTTATGTTGAATATAAAATGtcacaatacaaaataaatttatgctACTAAAATACTctcaaatcatttatttttctgaataaagtTTTTTGAGAGGTCTTGCTTTTTCTAAATGTATCTGAAATCACTCACAAAAATTATAATTTGGCATGATCTGCTTTAATGGCATCTTACTGAAATTTTGAAATACAATAGGTTAATGAGGAATGAATAATTCTAATTTAAATAaccaatataaatttattaagttgagttaaaatttcattttacctGCAGAATATCCTTATCAAATTGTTTTATGACTCATGGAGAGCTACAGCTCTATACTATAGTTGCAGAAATTTAGCTTTATTGCTGAATATTTATTCCCTTTACATAAAGCCTTTTTAAATACTCTATTCTGAAAACTGTACATAAATTTTAAGGTTATATTACACCTGTTTTTCAGCTTTCTCATGACATTTTCTAAGATTTTCTCTGTTAAGAATAAGAAGCAAAGCAGAGGTGTCTGAAATCACTAGGTGAATGTGACAAAGCCAGGATTAGACACCAGTGTTCCTGTCCTCTAGCTACAGTGCCATTACAGATAATAATAACATAAACCAAAATTGAAGCATATGCATTGGTTGTTCTGTTACTAGCTTTATACTGCACAGTGAAAATAAACATAGTAGATTTTACTGTTTCTATGCTacttctaaatcaggggtccccaaactttttacacagggggccagttcactgtctctcagacggttggagggccagactataaaaaaaactatgaacaaatccctatgcacactgcacatatcctattttaaagtaaaaaaacaaaacgggaacaaatacaatatttacaataaagaaaagtaaatttaaatcaacaaactgaccagtatttcaatgggaactatgggcctgcttttggctaatgagatggtcaatgtgctcctctcactgaccaccaatgaaagaggtgctccttccagaagtgcggcaggggccagataaatggcctcagggggccgcatgtggcccgcaggccgtagtttggggacccctgttctaaatgatgccatttcaaagataaataaaaaacaatgccatttctctttaaaatatgtatagccactcatattttagataattcagtggtgagattcagctggtttgcaccggttccgcagaaccgatacctaattttttgttgagttcagcgaactggttgttaaaatggcacttgtaaatcagggttctctctaaagtgggtgcatgggtatatctttttttatacttaaaatggtcattagggcagagaaccagttgttaaattatttgaatcccaccactgactctGTGTGTATGTTAAAACAGAGAACATTAAGCATTAAGATAAATCATTTCTATAATAAAGGGCTTTGCAATTATTGAAATGCAGATTAAGATAGGACTATTCTATTTTGAGACAAGCTTTATGAGCAAAAGAGGAAAGTGCTAAAAATCATACTCAAAcaagattgtttaaaaaaaaaaaagctgaagaaaaagggtagaaaatcatttttatataaagcCAAACTCTAAATTCATATTTCAAGtacataattaataaaatgatttctAAATACTTTGACACATTTTTTCAATTGTAGAACTGTGCATTAATTCAGTAAAAATATCTCTAAATCAGAGCCTATTAATTTGGTATTTATGGCTATTTTTGAAGTGTTTAAAAAGAAgtgaataatgaaaaagaaatttgctAAGTAAATAAACAATTACTAATTTATCCAATTAAGAGAATTAGCCATTCTCAAGCAAATTATTAACACTTAGTCATAGTCAACATAAAATGTAGGCGAAATTCTAAAAAGTAAGCTTTTTCATTCCTCATGTGGCTTAAAATTCATATAGTAAAACTTGCATAAGAGCTCTCAAAAAGATATCTCagctatgaggtgatgcttctcatttctcttcttctgtctgtccttctgtccttCTCTATCTGTTTcagtctttctcactaaaaacaaaaataaataaataaaataaaggtgtcCCACGTAAACCATTCCAATTAGTTACTGTAATACTCTGTGCACAGTTGTATAGTTATAAATGTAAACTACAAAACTTAATTGTATTGTTTGGAatactagaaatattttcaaatacctACATTTTGCCTTCCCTTTTTAGTGAAGATGAAGTCTGCAAAAGACATGGTTAAAGTAATGATCATCATATTTGCAATTTGTTTTTTTGCAAAATCGGATGGGAAACCTATTAAGTAAGTACTGTAGCCAATTCTGCATAGTGAGGGCATGGGAATTGGATGTTTGTGGTTGGCTTTATGATTGGAAGACGAGAGCTAATGGAGTGGCCTCTCTGCTTCTATTGCTTCTGTTCCCCACAGGAGGAGGTCTGTGAGTGAAATACAGTTTATGCATAACCTGAGTAAACATCTGAACTCGATGGAAAGGGTGGAATGGCTGCGGAAGAAGCTCCAGGATGTGCACAATTTTATTGCCCTTGGAGCTTCTGTAGCTCACAAGGATGGCGGTTCCCAGAAGCCCCGAAAAAAGGTGGACAATGTCCTGGTAGAGCACCATCAAAAAAGCTTTGGAGAAGCTGACAAAGCTGATGTGGATGTATTACTTAAAGCTAAATCCCAGTGAAAACACATCTATCAGCACACTGCTCTAGGCAGCATAGAGCAACAACATTACATGCTGCTAATGTTTCCAAGCTCTATTATGATTCCAAGTGCCAATATTTCTAATTATCATCAAACTTTACATATAATCTATTGCTAGTCATGATggctataattttaattattttgattttattttcattcaagaagcttttaattattctatttgttgtttattcttttaattattctatttctgctgtttattcttttaaaagtatgttattgcataatttataaaagaataaaattgcactTTTTAACCTCTCTCCCATCtcacaatgcaaaataaaaatttaatgatcACTATGCTAAATAAAGTTAAGTATTTTTCACTTGTTGCAAGAATGtctttttgtttataaattacaTCAATATGTTTAAATGGATCATGACtatgaaataaacacaaaatgattttatttccagttttattgagaaataactgacatacatcactgtataagtttaaggcatACAGCACGATGGTTCGATTTACATATATCATGAAATGATTATAGCAGTTGGTTCAGCTAACATccatcataaaaatgtttttcttaatcaTGTGTTTCACATTCTGAAACTTTAAACATCATACTTTTGACATTATCAAAATACCAGGTACCCAAATCTTACTAGCTAGATACTACTGTCTTCTTCATTTCAGGAAAGATAATGAAATATTCAGCAAAGAAAGGTGGAAAGTGGTCTGAAATTTGAATGCAAAAGCGTTTGCCTATAAACAAACCTACTGATCATATTTCTAGTCTGAACCCCAAATTTTAAGCAAtgtaatatttgtatattttagaatataatttcattcatttgtCATTTGACACATATCAATTTAGTCTCCATTATTTGTCAGGTGCAGTATTAGGCACTGGGTATATACTAGTAAGCAAAATAGATAACAGTTCCTGTCTTTATGGGGCTAGTAATTTAGTAGAAAAGACACACATTAAGTCATTATTATCTTTGGTAAGTGCGATGAAAGAAAAGTACAAGATACTTCA is drawn from Saccopteryx leptura isolate mSacLep1 chromosome 1, mSacLep1_pri_phased_curated, whole genome shotgun sequence and contains these coding sequences:
- the PTH gene encoding parathyroid hormone; translation: MKSAKDMVKVMIIIFAICFFAKSDGKPIKRRSVSEIQFMHNLSKHLNSMERVEWLRKKLQDVHNFIALGASVAHKDGGSQKPRKKVDNVLVEHHQKSFGEADKADVDVLLKAKSQ